The genomic DNA CACAATATTATTATTACACCtaacataatgaaatataatttcttaatattaaatattaagccaatattcaaatatttttgtctcaAAATTTTATTGTTCATTCCAATCAAAATTCAAATACAGCCCATACACTGCAATTAGTTAATAATGTGCATAAATTCCTTTATTCCATATCCAAAAtggatttttgaatttttgatagAAAGCACAGAAATATCAGGAATTATTTACATGGATAAATCTTCCCCAGTCTTGATAACTGAAATGTTCCCAGGAGCTTAATTCCTCTTAACCTCAAGGAGATTTGGTATCTTGAGGCCTGTTTTTTGACAGGAAGCAAAAATCCCTCTACTTCTGCTCAGTTACACATCGTGACTGAAAACCTCAGTTCTGGTGTAGTTTAATGAATGTTAATGTAAATTGGCTTTGTTTCTTGAGTGTCTGTACATTTGTTTGGAGTAAGTGTTTAGTGGTTTAGCTCACTAGACCATGTATCATCCTACTAAGGTGTAATGAATTCGATGGATCATTCTACTAAGGTGTCATGGacattccttcattttctcttaacGAGTTGGTGCCTGAAAATAGTAGGAGGTGATGGCCTTGTGGAAAGCAGCACAGGTAGATGGGAATGAaaaccaatgtattttttaatcagatgaaATAGAGACTTTTCAAAAGCCTGCTATGTTTTCTTATTACTTGATATTTATACACTTAAAGGGACAGcctagattatattttttaataatgatcTTACTActcattcattttaatgtttactgAGGAATATATCATTTCACTTAGGAAAATGACTACATTAATTCATactttgaagatggagatgaTTTTGGTGCAGATAGTgacgacaacatggatgaagcaaCCTATTAGCTATGAAATTTCTCCCAAAATATCTTTATGATACCACTTCTGAACATTTGGACagacttgttttctatttctgataaggaatattatatttttgttccTGTTTTGTTGGACAAATACTTGCTGTCAAAATATTCAGAACCACTTTGAGTTTACATACTAGTTACCTTACCAATCAGTCTCTGATACTCTGACATTCCTTTTCAACACCCGTCATCTGTCTTATGTATTCAAGTGGATTTTTCTTGTATCATTTGGATTTCAATGTGCCTagagtttttgcattttttaatctaTGTATTCATACTTGAACAAATTACTCTTGTTGAACTCAATCTGTTGTAAAACTATTACTAGTCATTATAGTGGATTTCTGTAATCTGAAAGTTGATATAATAATACTGCACAAAGAGCACTTTAGaaacaaacttgaaaataattttatcttttactttcgCATGGTATGTTCTGTGCTGCATTATGAATGACTGCAAAAACCTACCTGAGCTCTTACAATTGCATATTTTATGAGATTGGAAGTTTTGTGATCAAAAACATCCAGGGAAAAATGCCCCATTCTGAACTGTATGAATTTCCCAGCTCACATCTCAGGCTGTACAAAAACCTGGGATGAATACTAAAAATACTTGAATTTGGAGCCAACTCAATACCACTTAACATATAATCATCTCACTGTAGTTAAGTTTGATATCTTTGAATAGTTGGGCTTATGAAAAATTAGATATCTAATTTTGTACTttatgaaagtgaaaagaaagttcTAGTCATAAATCTCACTGCAGAATGCATGTGTATGAAATCTGTTTGGTGTAGTGGCCGTTGTTAAATTTCACAGGACTCATAGTTATCCAATTGATTTATATAACAATGCAGAATAAACTCaggtcattttaaaattaagattaatcttttttgttttgattaaaaaCTAGCTCCCATGCCGTTTTATATTTTGGCAGGAAAATACCTAAAACCCCCAGGCTCCAAAGACACACAAATGCCAAAGATTTTCAAGGGAATTcgtattgtatatttttaaatgatttcttaatattccctaccaaaaagaataaagatgataATTTTTCCCTTTGGGGAAGATATTACCCATTACCTTCTAACCTTGAGAATCAAAGCCCTAGATTCTGTTTCTACCTTTACTATAGACTCAACCTTGAAAATGAGCTTGGTTAAgttttctgtgccttagtttctccacctgtaaactattttctataaaaattgcTTACACACCAACCAAAATTTGCCATGTGTATTCATTCATACCTTATAGAAATGATCACTTAATTTAAATTTGGTTCTCACCCTCTAAAAAATGGTAACTTCGTAAGTGATTGAAAACAGAGTTTTGAAAAACAAGCATGTTTTCCTCACAAACTATATTATAACCTGATTTTCCCATCTTGTATTCTGGAGGGAAGGATTGGAGAAAATTTATGTCTTGTGCCATTTTGCAACATGACTTTCTCAGGAAAAACATCACTTTCAATACCTCCTCAGATTATTCAAGGTGGGTGTGAAGACCATTGTTAGTTCAGTGTGTCAATCATATGTGAATTATTAGTTGAAATTAGCTTCTGTGAAACTTTAAACATtctaaatggaaaacaaaaaaagtccacGTTAAAACAGCAATCTACTGGACTTAAAGTAGAAACTCACATAAAGTTTCTAATTGTAATGGGCAAATAAAGTCACTTGGGATTGTTAAAACATTGATGTTTTATTCTCTTACCTCCTTAGTACCTTAGCCAAATACCATTTAATTTATAGAAATCTGATCTCAATAGTTCTATTTACTTGCTTAGATATAAATCTGCAGATAACCCTGTGAATTGGTCAGATGCACTGAagatacagatatttattttcctagCTTTCAATTTTGCCTCCAGTTTTAGTCCAGCAGATGGTAAGACAGCCCCTTTGGGCAGGGATTTGCTAGAGGAGGCCCCAGCCATCTGCCTTAAGTGCACTGTCTTCCCCCTTTGGAAGATCTTTTTATAAGTTTAAAGTAGACTAACTATTGAGGACAGGGAGTATTTACAGGTTGCTTTACCAGCATGAATCTTGTCTTTCTGGCTTAAAATCTCAGAGACTGTGAAGTTAGTTATTCCATAAGAAAGTAAACTTTAATGCAGAGATAGCCTCCTGTATATAAAAAAGTACTTGAAGTGTCTTTACAATTGCTCTATTAACAGGCCAAACTGTTTTGTTGCTATATGCTTATTTTCCTGTTTACACATTAAATTCTTACAAAACAAAGTTGTGtccttttgttttatataaacatGGCTTATTTTGAACCTACTTAAATATGTTTGAGAAAACAGATTTGTTAATACAGATTTTACATagtaaaataactttattgagcAAGTATGACAGTTACCAAATATTCTTCAATAAACCACCCACAAAAGAAAACTCTAGATGATTAAAGTCATGTTAACAAATTAAGAGATTTGGcagacagtgtaatattagtaTGATCACTGGTATCGGGAACTCACTTACAGTGGATACAAGAGAATGCTAAGAAATTTGGAAGATCTTGTTAACCTTTCCATCCCCACCACATTCAAATGTACAGTGTCAATGGCTTTGCCTCCATATGCTTAAAGGCTCTGGAGTTAGTAAAAACATtattaggggcgtctgggtggctcaggtcatgatcccgggatcctgggatcaagccccacatcaggctccgtgctcggcgggaagcctgcttctttctccctctccccctgcttgtgttccctctctcgctgtatctctctctctctctcaaataaagaaataaataaaatcttaaaaaaaaaatacaacttattatttaaaaaatgagtttaaatacaattttaaggaaaaaaaattgtatcacaATTcctccattaaataaataaaaacttcaaacaactttttctttttgctaccagtaattttgaaaaatatccttGAAGTGGAAAGGTGGTTTTatgataaaatttacatatagaGCATTTTGCTAAATATGTGACCCACAACTTGCTAAGCAGCCATGGACCATGCCTTTTAAAGTCTTCTTCCCTGATATCGAAAAACATCCAAAGAACATCCAtctgaaatttgttttcatttatgtcCTATAAATAATCCAGTGGATTTTCTGTATAACAAGTGAGAAATATGAATTGGCAAACCTTTTGCAATTCTATCTACCTTACATAGTATCTCTACATCAAATagtttaaaagaggaaaaagttttgcttttattcaaTTAAATTCACCAGCTTTCATTTTAGactgaataataaaatagaaactttatTACATTTTGCATATCTTTTAAAATACGAAAAATAAGGgcagaaagttttaaaaaccagtttTACAGATGTACATGCTAACAATGTTCTACAATTCCATTTTGCCtttgtataaaatacattatacaaAAGATTTATAGTATCTGcatacataaaaagaattaaataaagcATTCAGATATTTCTATGATATAACAGTGCAATATGCACATacttagaagaaaaatactgatttccTGAGCAACGTTGTTGTAATTCAAAATAAGAATGATACCGATCATAACGCACCATTTAAATACAGACTTCTAAAAACTCTACCTTTACCCTGTAACGCTTTGACTGGATCCTTGCTTCATGGTATTTCTGAAACATCCTTCATATTCCCAACTAGGTAATTTTAGAAATAGATACCTTAAAAAGAACTAATTAGTAAGTAGTGGgtcatttaaagaatttttgcTGAACAAGCgagttcagaaaaagaaaagctttaaaaaacacaaagtcCTTTGGAAAAGTTCATTTAACATTAGTCTTCTTTCTAATTCTAATGTGGTCAGCAGACTATATAATCCATTTTACCCTATCTTTTGAAGAGATGAATCCCATAATTTTCTAGGAGTAGGATGGCAAAAACTTTAAATGGCATTCAATAGTTCAAAACAACCTTAACCATTTGTACCCatcgttaaaaaaaataatctgccctaaaaatagcaaatttttcTTCACTTACAAAGCCAAGTTTTTAAGTGAACCAAATGCAATGATTCACAATTGTTagcatatatataacatatatacctTCTAATGTAAAGCATCCAAGTAAATTCAAATAAGGGtttcaacatatttaaaatgcacaataTCAAATAATAACTCAATATTATTAAGTTTTACAAAGTAATTATTTGCTACAAATTTTGATGTAtattagtactttttaaaaggtaaaattattcTAGATCTATTAAATGcttaggaaaaatttttttaaatgaccattaaAGATTAGAATCTAAAATtctatatatatgacatatatatagaattcaaatatatagaaaaaggaaACTGCCTGATTGTGTCATAAGGATATGTTATATTTCCTTTGCAAAAGAGGACACACTGCAAGACAAAAATGGTTTTTAATCAAATACATAGTACACTTCACTACTTTAAGTTACTTATTTTGGAAATCAGACCTATCACAATTTCAAAGTAGCACTAGCAAAAAGGAATCACTGTAATTTCATCAATTTGATGTAAACAAAGTTCTTCATTCTACCCTAAAATAATCCAATCATTTTCCTTCCCTAAAACTTGATTTTTCAGCAGGCATAATAAATACAATGTAAACTGACCAAGTTAACACTGAGTGTAAATTAGAATGATCATACCTTTTTTCCAACATGCCAAGgcacattaaaacaatttttagaattCCAAACTAAAAGAGTTACTCAAAATATGATTTTGCTACAACTTCCATATTAACACTTTTCATTAATTGTCTAAGGTCCTCTGATACATGCAAGGGCTTTAATGTTTGACTTCTTACTTCTTATACTTTGCTCCTGAAAGTATACATGAAACCTCATTTACCATATGTACTTATTCATCCCCCCCtttttattaaatcaatattGGAGTTGGAAATACAAAATGACTGATCAAAAcctgaaacattaaaaattaggaaataatgCCCAGAAAATGAGGTGATATTATATAACTTAAGGTACATACTTTATTATACACAAACAGGCAATCCCAGACTCTACCAAATCTTTCTTCTAATGAATCATttggttacatttttaaaacacatacttgaagaaattaaatgatgGAAATCAGTATGCAAATGATGCTTATTTAGCCAGACTGTCTGATCCCCAGCAAATCTTAGGAAGTAGCACTATCAAGCCCTTTTGGCTGATCCACACACCTGTGGCTCTGTTCCCCAATCTGATGCTATagttcagagggaaaaaaaggtctAAGTTGGACATTTCCTCTTTGAAAAATATAGGTTAACGGATCAATAAATAATTTGTCTGTTAGTGTTAATACAAAAGGTCTCTTGTACCTTTGCTTTTGCTTAATGAACCACTTTCTCCAATAGACCTGAGGCAGCCAAAAATCTGTTTTAACCCTATGAAGTTTTACTTGATAGTGAAGGTGGAGACGAATTTATATGGCCTAGGCCATATAAATTGGACCATCTGAAATAAtccttaattttaattctaaaaattgtATTAGCTTACATAAAGTAGTATTATAAGGCATTAAATGTAATTAAGGCATGTTACTGCATGTAACACAGCAACAAATTATCACAGTGTGTAGGgatttatttcctaaataatgCAATTCATATAACACTTTTCATTAAAGAATTACAAAAGTGCTTTCAAATAACAGAGGCAAATATAATCACttaaaaaacagaagcagaggcaGCGAGCTTTAAGAGACAAAGATTACTTTTAGGTCTTGACCTAATCCAGTGTTCTAGTGACCAAATGGCAACTTCCTAACCATAACACATTATTTTGGGggcttataaattttattttgcttaatatatttaacaataaccttaaaccaaaaaataattacttgaaaaataaaatttaaacataaccAGGCTTGAGTAAGAAAAATGATGCATTTTCCAAGTTAAGAACATCCTAGAcccatatttaaattcatttttgctttaagcACTGATACAAGATATAGATTTACAACTCTCAATATCAACAACTAGCAACTGTAGGAATTTATACTCAATCTATTTGCAACTGGCTCCAAAAAGAAGGGTGAAAAACAAGAGCATCTTCAGTCTCCCTAACTTCTGCCTTTAAAGTGGTTATTGAATGTAACTGATTCACCACACTCCAGATACACATGATCATTAACACTGTAATTATGAGCTCACTGCTATGTTTTGTGTTGAGCAGCAGGTGACTGAGAATCTTGACGATATAGTTTATGATCATGTTGGCCAAAGGGTATTCCTTTAGTTGGACCAATTCCATTTTCCACTTCTCTCTGTTGTGATGGGGGTGTCACTCCTGAATGCAAATGTGAAGAATCCATTGTTGAATGGTGACTAACGTCCACTTTAGCTAAAATTTCATAATACAGCAAATAAAATACTGGCGTTATTATACCTACTATCAACATTATCACTACAGCTGTCCACCACCCTATTCCCCAGTCTGCTCCATAATAAGGATCCTTATGTTGAATGTTTTTGTTATCAGGTTCAAAACGTATTTGTTGTGCTGTTAAAGCAGATACCACCTCATTAAGGTTCTCTCTTTTGGTGTCTGTACATTTTACTATTTGTTCTATGTCTCGAtctacttcttttaaaaagttatcagcTGACTcagtggaagaaagagaatcaTTAGCTGGCAAAATTTCCTGTTGTTCTGGAACATACTGAACAGATGAAGGACGTGAAGCCTGTCTTCCTTTTGGAGGATAAAGTGTTTCAGTCAATGAACTAAACTTTTtaactggaattttgatagaccTAAGGGCAAAAAAGTCTTGGTCGCTGATGAGATTGTTAACCCTCTTGATATCTGctacctgttaaaaaaaaaaaaaaaaataaagcaacattcAACTGAATTCTCCATCAAAACAGAGGTAATAGTCATTCATCCCAGTTACTtttggaagggggaaaaaaaaagttgagcttAATTATTAGCAGTATAAGTTATCACACccagagagattttattttgtggatgACAGTTCTACATCACTTTTTGATCTACCAGTCTTGAGAAATCACTAATTACTTTTTACTATCACCCATGTATTATTAACACTAATGTTAGGTATTTAAGTAGATTCTGGGATCCTCTTATATTTCTCTTTGTACATCATGCACAAATATCACGCTTTCTGTTGTTTGTAAACAATTTGGGAAGAAGGAACgattacaaatatttatgttctttcttccaGTCTGGCAATTAAAGTGTAGGCAAATGTCAACTTACCCAACTAAACCTACCGTATTTTATCAAAACTCAGATGCCATCAATTCTAAGATGTGCCATTATTTTACAAATcattaaggggggaaaaaaaaaacccaaaacaccaaATATTGAGAATACCACCACTCCAAtttcaaagatgttaaaatgtgtgaaaaaaaACATGCACCTTAGAATTGGTAACATAATTTATCTCCCTCATTTGCCTTCTGATGATATTTTTTCCGAACTTCTCAGTGTTCATGCACTGTTCAATTACTCCCACGATCGGTCATTATTTATAAGCTTTCCCTACAGATTATACGGTCCTCAACCTGTCTGTATATCCTATCCATCTGCCACTGTCAAGAGGGAGAGCACGGGAGTGTTCCTCAGATTACCAATTATAATGATAAGCTCTCCCACCATCTTTAAGTAATCAGTCCCATTCTTGATTTCTATCAATGCTTTAACCTAAGCCCTGATCATTTATCACCTGATTGATgtcagagaggcaaagtgactCTAAGGATAAAACTTTTCTGGCTTGGTCAACTCAGTGGATAATGATATCATTTCCTAAGATATGGAACACtctggagggagaaaagaaaataaacacagattTTATACATGTTGACTTTGAGGTGACTGAAATATCTAAGTGGAAGCTATCCAACAGACAGTTAACAGGTATGTCTGAAATTTGAAAGAATGATCTCAGGTAGAAATATAGATTTGTGGATTACCAGCAAAAATGGTAATTGAAGTCACAAGAGTAGACAGATTCTCTAAAAAAGGCTGGGAGAAAAAGGTGACATATGAAAGATCTCTGAGAAATGCCAACATTTGAGGGGTATATTGAATAAGAGAATCTACAAAAGAGATTAAGAAAGAGtggctaaggggcgcctggctggtttaATCAGGAaagtgagttcgagccccatgttgggtatagagattactttaaaataaaattaaaaaaggaaaaagaaaaaaaaagagtggccaAGAAAGCAGTATATGATGGTGGTTAAAAGTATGGACTATCTGGGTTTGAAGGACAACTCTGACAATTTTCAAGCTATAtgacttggggcaagttatttaacctctctgcaaTTCAATTTTCACGTATGTAAAATGACAATAGTAACACTACCTATCATATAGGATTTTGCaaagattaataaattaaaacacatgAACATTTAGAATAGCGATATACAGTGTGTTATAAAAGctataacatttaatattttatatttatatttaatatatttggtataattaaatattactagcagaaaaatcagaaagatgCAAAATCAAGGAGATCAAACAAAGAGGGTTTTTAGGAGTGGTGAACTGATCAACTGCAGATTTCTGATCAAGTCCACTGAAGAATGAGAATTCCTGGAAAAATCAGTTCCCTGGAAGTATATGTGTgggagaaggatggagagagggCTAAGGAGTAACTAGATGAGACAGTAAAGAAAAAGGGTGCTTTCAAGTTTTACAACCTCaagactgtttttttcttaaggcaAATGAAGAGTCATTGACAAACCCCAAAGTCTGACCCTATTCTCTTcaaatgttcatttgtttggtaTTGTCTATTCTGACTAATAACTACTCCATACTCTTTCTGAACCAGGCTTCCAAGTTTTAGTAGTCTACCTCGGTTCTCACTCTGAATatccctatattttcttttatactaaCTTCCTTGGTTGCATTTGGGATTCCAACCTTGGACCTTCTGTCCTCTTGTCACTGTTTTATGACAggcatatttttaataatttttaaaactaagtatttataagaagaaaacagcACTAAGTACTCGATTTTTCAAGTGACAAATCCTTTTGTAAGGATCATCCTTTTTGCTGCTTGAGCTCCTGGCAAAAGGGAGCACTGCTTAACTCCCTAACTCTATCAATTTTCCCTACTGTGGACAATGCCTTCTTTCCTCTAATGCTAAGCTAACCGCCCTTTcatcattcttcattttaaatgaggtATCAGCTAATACATTTTGTGAATACCCCCAAATGATTTTCTGTAAACTTCTCTAGCCTTACTACACATATTTTAGTCTAAACCCTGATCATCTTCACTTGAATTATTCCACTAACCTCTTTATTGGGTCCCCTCCAACTCACCAGCAGGTTTCCCTACCATTTTGTAGCACTCCTTAAAACTTTATAATGGTGTTCTTACTACATAGATCAAACTTCTCCTCAGTTATCTCAACGTGCTTCTTCCCATTAGTCTATGCCACTCATTTGTGGAACACCTATTAAATTTCGTCTGTTGTTCCCCTTATTTTCTCCTTCCACATCACTGTCGTATACCTTTCTCCTCATATACTCATACAGTcatatactttttccttttcacctCATTGGAAATATGACCTATTTTTAATCATTCAGATGgcatttcaaatttctctttttctaagaCAATGTATCAGGTTCTTTAAGGAAAACCCATGTCTTTCTCTAACAAAGCTACTTGACCACACTCTTCTCTTGGACCTCCACCTTAATAATTTTAGCTTTCCccctaatttttaaatcttgattaCTTTCTATCAACTTTCTAAAGCACATTCTGTAACTTATTTCTCTACTTTCTAAAGCACATTCTGTAATGTCTCTACCAACATGTATTCACATGGTTATTTACACGCGTGGTTATTACACATTATGACCTAATAATAGTGTTGCCATATTTGAacaagttgcaaaaaaaaaaaaacctcaaatccAGCTCTTCTTACCTCATCAAGAAATGTGtttcaataaaatacttaattaaatttttaaataaaaatttgtcgTATCTGTTTTGATCAACTGAAGTGCAGTAATTATTCAGAGAGAAATAATACACAGAACTTCATGGTcacaggaaattttttaaaattcaatttaaatttacacatatttgtataaataaatttataaatatatatgtttctaTTGCAGAGAACTATAATAGGTAACCAATAAAAGGTTTTCAAGtacaaaaacataaaagactGTGGGGGAGGATGAAAATATtaatcaaagagaaaaaggaaagataaaaatttcaCACTCTTAAAAAAGTGCatatggggcgcctaggtggctcagtcagttgaacatctgactcttgcttttggctcaggtcatgatctcatgggtcatgagacagagccccatgtccagcttcAGGCTCTGGGCTCCATTCAGGGGCAAGGCTGAAGGTTCTCCCTGTAGCCTCCtccaccgcccctccccccactcgtgtgctctaaaataaataaattttttttttttttaagtgcatggAAAGAGTATTCTAacagtcatatttttaaatatcaatattgACAACGTTCTGGAAATTATATCCTTTAAGTCATTAGGAAGTATTTAAGCTCACTTTAAAATGTGCAAAGAGATACACAatacatacatttcaaaattcGATTGGAAGTATGAgaacaaaaagtttgaaaaaatgtTCTAACAGTTTCCAGATCAATGTGTTCACATGAAAAGATTCCATGCTAAGGAGGCAAGACGGACATAGTGATACAGATATAAAACGGGTTTAAACAGagtttaatattattaaaataaaaaatataccttTCCTTTTATCTATCAATCCTACTTTTGGGAATCTATTCCACAGAAATAAAGGTACCACCATT from Neomonachus schauinslandi chromosome 7, ASM220157v2, whole genome shotgun sequence includes the following:
- the LYSMD3 gene encoding lysM and putative peptidoglycan-binding domain-containing protein 3, with the translated sequence MAGRHQNRSFPLPGVHSSGQVHAFGNCTDSDVLEEDAEVYELRSRGKEKIRRSTSRDRLDDIIVLTKDIQEGDTLNAIALQYCCTVADIKRVNNLISDQDFFALRSIKIPVKKFSSLTETLYPPKGRQASRPSSVQYVPEQQEILPANDSLSSTESADNFLKEVDRDIEQIVKCTDTKRENLNEVVSALTAQQIRFEPDNKNIQHKDPYYGADWGIGWWTAVVIMLIVGIITPVFYLLYYEILAKVDVSHHSTMDSSHLHSGVTPPSQQREVENGIGPTKGIPFGQHDHKLYRQDSQSPAAQHKT